The DNA segment GCATTTTAGTTAATCATTTTAGTGTTATGCATTTCTGCTCAAGAAAGTACggatatgaatatatatatatatatataatagacaGGTCCATTAGGGTTTGCGTTTTGCAAGAGGAACGCATGTGGTACCATGTGAATAGGCTCCTCTATTATCATACTTTgtctattatttttaattaaaagatgGTCAAGAAAGCCTAAAAACTTGGTTAAATGACGACACTTATAAGCTGACAGCAAGGGGGATTATTAATACAGGCACACACACACATGTATTAAAAATTGGTAAATTAATTAGTTGCATTGGACGCTTTCTTTTTTATATTCCCGTGGTATAATAAGTTACATTGAACCTGGTGTGTAccataaaaatatacatgtcataacaaaattagtttttgtAGTCGACTGATTTAGTTATATTAGTTGTGGTTGACTACCGcttctttgtatatatataattagacCGTTGTAGATTCACAAAGCCATTAATTATAAGTTTGAGTTTCAGTCCAGGTGATTTGATTTTTCAAATAACACatgcatttatattttattagaacATTTTATTGTCATTTCATTTGAAATAACCTATTAATATATATCTTGCAGTAGTAGCTTTTATAGATTACTTTTGTTGGATACATCATCTTTTCCACTagagtaagttttttttttcttttcactaGAGTAAGTTTAATGATGACTGCATGCTAAGCGAACATAATAATCTAATTTATGCAtgttatatatgtttatatatattctaaaagtaattttttgttaatttcattTGATAACTTCACTCTATCATCCGACTTATCATGATGTGAACATATTCTTCGGAAATGATATTATGTGGAAACGAACTAAACTCCTGGAACCGGAGTTAATTGATCTTTCTCGgcaattctttttcttttgtatgaTATAAATGTATGCATGATGTGCATATCTTAAACAATTCTTTTACGTGTTCGTGTTGCTCTTAATCGGGTTATAATCCAATGTTTTGTTCAGAAGGTTGACACATATTTTGGAgcaaaatatatacatattttggAGTATTGATTTACATGTAATTGTAGATAAATTGTAGCAAAATTAAACCAACTTATTTTAAACGAGGCCAGGTGAGTGTAAGGCTTGTTGTTAATTGTCAATCAGGTGTCAATAAATGCATGCAAACATACAAAATAAAACCAATTATATATAGCCTATATAGTGCTATTCATATACATGGAAAACATGACCAACTTTAAAGATTCAATCAGGATCAGTCACATACATATATGCACACATAACttcattataaaaacaaatgaaGAATCCAACAAAGAGAAAATCTTCTAATAAAAGATCATAAACCACACACAAGTAAGTGAAATTTAGCATATATAATATAGTCAAGAGAACATAATATAATGTACCCACACACTATATAGCTCACTGGTAGCAACTAGTtttcatcatcattatcataaTAGACATCAACGTAATTATTTATTGTTAACTGCTGTAAATAAAAAGCCATCTTAACGTTAAAATCCTGACCTAGCTTGAGCCCAACCGTAAGCTTCTTGGCCGCTCATCTGTCCTCCTCCACCGCCATTAGAAGCAAGATTTCCGGGCATATTATACGCGGGAAGTCCTTGGTTCCCATGGCCTCCACCGCCACCACTACTCAGCGGGGAACCTACGCCCCCGAGCTGCCCTGGAACCACTCCTCCGTCGCTTCCACCGCCACCTCTTTCAGCCGCTTCTTCCTCATCCAAAGGTAATCTCTCATAAGTCGCATTAGAAAACGTGGCAGCGATTAGCATCACCGGACCAGCAGCCATCAATGGCCCCACCACGCTTCCTCCAACAACCTGACCTTGACCACCAGCTAAGTAAATAGTTAAACCAGTGGATCCAGGTGGAGCCGGTCCAGGTAAGAAAGAACCGGTTAGAGAAAGAATCTCAAACCTCCCTTGTAACGCCAATACAGCCGCACCACCAGGGGCAGCTGCAACGGGAGCCACTGATGGTTGACGGAGTGTGACGTTAGCCACCGTGCCGTTACCGCTCAAGATGCAGATGCCACGTTGGCGCCGCCT comes from the Brassica rapa cultivar Chiifu-401-42 chromosome A01, CAAS_Brap_v3.01, whole genome shotgun sequence genome and includes:
- the LOC103850043 gene encoding AT-hook motif nuclear-localized protein 19, which codes for MANPWWTGQVNLSGLETTPPSSSQLKTPDLHISMNMAMDSGHNNHHHHHQEVNTNNNNEDDRDNLSGDDHEPREGAVEAPTRRPRGRPAGSKNKPKPPIFVTRDSPNALKSHVMEIASGTDVIETLATFARRRQRGICILSGNGTVANVTLRQPSVAPVAAAPGGAAVLALQGRFEILSLTGSFLPGPAPPGSTGLTIYLAGGQGQVVGGSVVGPLMAAGPVMLIAATFSNATYERLPLDEEEAAERGGGGSDGGVVPGQLGGVGSPLSSGGGGGHGNQGLPAYNMPGNLASNGGGGGQMSGQEAYGWAQARSGF